The Euphorbia lathyris chromosome 2, ddEupLath1.1, whole genome shotgun sequence genome includes a window with the following:
- the LOC136219858 gene encoding uncharacterized protein: MAQSLPANDHQSPLHQSDADEDDENVKQLRECSSLYLSLQDCLVDNNRNWKSCQKEVQALKACNDMKKKNHKGN; encoded by the exons ATGGCCCAATCTCTTCCAGCTAACGACCACCAGTCGCCGTTGCACCAGAGCGATGCTGATGAAGATGACGAGAACGTCAAACAGCTTAGAGAATGCTCCTCTCTCTACCTCTCATTACAG gaTTGTCTTGTCGACAACAATAGGAACTGGAAATCTTGCCAGAAAG AAGTTCAAGCTTTGAAGGCATGCAATgatatgaagaagaagaatcacaAGGGAAACTGA